A single window of Coffea eugenioides isolate CCC68of chromosome 7, Ceug_1.0, whole genome shotgun sequence DNA harbors:
- the LOC113778736 gene encoding probable calcium-binding protein CML29, whose protein sequence is MAQEGPLSAELDMLSHVLRLVEAFRAFDADSDGQISAAELGGIMGSLGYNPAEADIQAMMQKGDTNKDGLLSITEFLDLNTKDLGLGGLSTILRRVFAALDFQGEEFVTGEELFEVVENMGQDLSLQDCQSIIASVDGDGDGAISYEDFKLIVKALL, encoded by the coding sequence atggcTCAAGAGGGGCCTCTATCTGCTGAACTTGATATGCTTAGTCATGTTCTGAGGCTGGTGGAGGCTTTTCGGGCTTTCGACGCTGACAGTGATGGCCAAATTTCTGCAGCAGAGCTTGGTGGGATCATGGGATCACTAGGATACAATCCAGCTGAGGCAGATATTCAGGCTATGATGCAAAAAGGTGACACTAACAAAGATGGACTGCTAAGCATTACAGAGTTTCTTGATTTGAACACCAAGGACCTTGGACTTGGTGGCCTCTCAACTATTCTCAGGAGGGTTTTTGCAGCCTTGGATTTTCAGGGGGAAGAGTTTGTGACCGGTGAAGAACTGTTTGAAGTTGTGGAAAATATGGGACAAGATTTGTCTCTTCAAGATTGCCAGAGTATTATTGCTTCTGTTGATGGGGATGGAGATGGAGCTATAAGTTATGAGGACTTCAAGCTTATTGTCAAAGCCCTCCTCTAG